A genome region from Wielerella bovis includes the following:
- a CDS encoding OmpH family outer membrane protein: MKNQTIKMLSAAILLTSSLNAAAEMKLGYVNPERVYTETQAARRIEARLQQEFSVQQQALTQLQQEGVELRTRIAKSKNANERKRLEAQLEEKAQQYRVASARLSEEFSLVRNEEFAALQNNANAIIKNIAEKEKYDLIVQEAVFVTRKYDITDRVIKLLDEIK; this comes from the coding sequence ATGAAAAACCAAACCATTAAAATGTTAAGCGCAGCTATATTATTGACAAGCAGCCTGAATGCCGCAGCTGAAATGAAATTGGGTTACGTCAATCCAGAGCGTGTTTACACTGAAACCCAAGCAGCACGTCGTATTGAAGCTCGTTTGCAACAAGAGTTTAGCGTACAACAACAAGCTTTAACCCAATTGCAACAAGAAGGTGTAGAGCTACGAACTCGGATTGCCAAAAGCAAAAATGCTAATGAACGCAAACGTTTAGAAGCACAACTGGAAGAAAAAGCACAACAATATCGTGTTGCATCAGCACGTTTATCCGAAGAGTTTAGCTTGGTACGCAACGAAGAGTTTGCTGCTTTGCAAAATAATGCCAATGCCATCATCAAAAACATTGCCGAAAAAGAAAAATACGATTTAATCGTGCAAGAAGCTGTATTTGTTACGCGCAAATACGATATTACCGACCGCGTGATTAAATTGCTGGACGAAATCAAATAA
- the lpxD gene encoding UDP-3-O-(3-hydroxymyristoyl)glucosamine N-acyltransferase: protein MFTLSQITEKLGGEWRGENITVTAIAPASRAQTNEITFLANPKYKQEVTDSAAGAIIVSAKTADLFPERNVIIAPDPYLYFAKVARLFHPIVAARGGVHPTAVIEPSAVVPTSCEIGANVYIGANTVLGERCRILANSVVEHDCVLGNDCFLHPNVTVYFGCTLGYRVELHSGCVIGADGFGLAFSGSDWFKIPQTGGVTLGDDVEIGSNTNIDRGAMSDTIVGRGTKIDNQVQIAHNCKVGEHTVIAAQTGISGSTEIGSYCVIGGGVGTVGHITIADKTNIGGGTNITHSIKESGQHYASIFPMQTYKEWVRNGVHINHLHEMHKRIKALEAKLAEQGAE from the coding sequence ATGTTTACCCTATCCCAAATCACAGAAAAACTCGGTGGCGAATGGCGTGGCGAAAATATTACCGTAACCGCCATCGCCCCCGCATCACGCGCCCAAACCAATGAAATCACTTTTTTAGCCAACCCCAAATACAAACAAGAAGTAACCGACAGCGCAGCAGGCGCAATCATCGTATCGGCAAAAACAGCAGATTTATTCCCCGAACGTAATGTGATTATCGCGCCAGACCCCTATTTGTATTTTGCCAAAGTCGCACGCTTATTCCACCCGATTGTGGCGGCGCGTGGCGGTGTGCATCCAACCGCTGTGATTGAACCATCTGCCGTTGTACCCACAAGTTGCGAAATTGGTGCGAACGTGTACATCGGCGCAAATACGGTGCTGGGCGAACGTTGCCGAATTCTGGCAAATTCGGTGGTGGAACACGATTGCGTGTTGGGCAACGATTGCTTTTTACACCCCAATGTAACCGTATATTTCGGTTGCACATTGGGGTATCGCGTGGAATTGCATTCAGGCTGCGTGATTGGTGCGGACGGATTTGGTTTGGCATTTTCAGGCAGCGATTGGTTTAAAATTCCGCAAACTGGTGGCGTTACCTTGGGCGATGATGTGGAAATCGGCTCCAATACCAATATTGACCGCGGCGCGATGTCGGATACAATAGTGGGACGTGGCACAAAAATTGATAACCAAGTCCAAATCGCACACAATTGCAAAGTTGGCGAACATACGGTTATCGCGGCGCAAACAGGGATTTCAGGCAGCACGGAAATCGGTAGTTATTGCGTGATTGGCGGTGGCGTGGGAACGGTGGGACACATCACGATTGCCGATAAAACCAATATTGGCGGCGGAACAAATATCACGCACAGCATTAAGGAAAGTGGTCAGCATTATGCTTCCATTTTCCCGATGCAAACTTATAAAGAATGGGTACGCAACGGCGTGCATATCAATCATTTGCATGAAATGCACAAACGTATCAAAGCTTTGGAAGCGAAATTGGCAGAGCAGGGCGCAGAATAA
- a CDS encoding DoxX family protein, which translates to MKQPLNKFEPYAFLLARILIGYMFLLHGTAKFFEFPLSMTDGNGSVPLFSQYGLAGMLEIVGGILFILGCFTRSVAFVLSGMMAFAYFVVHGGNPLLPMLNEGEGAALYSLVFLLFVFTGAGKISVDNLISQKIHPSDFRQPYST; encoded by the coding sequence ATGAAACAACCATTAAACAAATTTGAACCCTACGCTTTTTTATTGGCGCGTATTTTGATTGGCTATATGTTTTTGCTGCACGGCACGGCAAAATTCTTTGAATTTCCGCTGTCCATGACCGATGGCAACGGCAGCGTACCTTTGTTTTCGCAATACGGTTTGGCAGGGATGTTAGAAATTGTTGGCGGCATATTGTTTATACTCGGCTGTTTCACGCGTTCAGTCGCGTTTGTGCTATCGGGCATGATGGCTTTCGCGTATTTTGTGGTACACGGCGGCAATCCCTTGTTACCTATGCTGAACGAAGGCGAAGGTGCTGCTTTGTATTCATTGGTATTTTTGTTATTTGTCTTCACAGGCGCAGGCAAAATTTCGGTGGATAATCTCATCAGCCAAAAAATCCATCCATCGGATTTCAGGCAGCCTTACAGTACATGA
- the bamA gene encoding outer membrane protein assembly factor BamA yields MKLNKTTVATLFALGITTPAFAEDFTISDVRVEGEQHTSEATVRSLLPVKEGSQFTDEVGENIIRSLHASGFYENVLLEQNGNQLIVTVKERPIISDLIIKGTKILPNAAIKKQMAGVKASKASSDEELVSGRTEEGQDERLANFENEATYNTSQALAAAGLAKGDFFSQEALVRALRALDGAYKEQGKNNVKITPEVQELARNRVAVLINVDEGETTRVRQIDFEGNENFSDYRLNRVIGLTDGTLFSWATRSDVFSWEKFSRDKERLESFYYDKGFFDFKVDFEDVKRQLNEDKTRESVTIQVHEGEKFYWGNVKIVGDNKDVPLENLEKHLSKLKEGRLSNMDRLKEAMARIRLELQSAGYANAQVSSEAARRVENGKNIADITVFITPGNRVAVRQITIKGNNRTRDEVIRRELRQMEAATFDQFKLARSSQRLSQLGYFEDVQIASRTLPENEQQVDVDVTVKERRTGSINASAGWSQDDGLVLAGSMAQDNLFGTGKSAALSLSRSKVSQLVNLSFTEPYFTNDGVSMTYNVFGSKYDPSKSNTNTRNYRMVRYGGQAMMGVPITEYDRVNVGLGVEHMGITLFNNPPYRYQRYVDQNGRNNWIYKGLLSWYRNTTDDGFWPTRGYNTNVTGEIGLPGSGLQYYMLGHQQTWYFPISKHFTLMLNGQVGYSGSYGKTKEVPFMYMQSGGGLGSVRGYQSGSLGPKVYDYDPSSNTFTDIERYGGTYSANANAELLFPFPGVKNSRAVRLSLFADAGSVWDGKTYTPAMYSSSNPYGSNQFYKTDHKSSFKNELRYSAGAAFTWISPVGPIKLSYAYPLKKKDEDQIQRFQFQLGTVF; encoded by the coding sequence ATGAAACTAAACAAAACTACTGTTGCAACCTTATTTGCATTAGGTATTACAACCCCAGCTTTTGCGGAAGATTTCACCATTAGCGATGTTCGCGTGGAAGGCGAACAACATACTTCTGAAGCCACCGTGCGTTCATTGCTGCCTGTAAAAGAGGGTAGCCAATTTACCGATGAAGTAGGCGAAAATATTATCCGTAGTCTGCATGCAAGCGGTTTTTATGAAAATGTGTTGCTGGAACAAAATGGTAACCAACTGATTGTTACCGTCAAAGAGCGACCCATCATCAGTGATTTGATTATTAAAGGTACAAAAATTTTGCCCAATGCAGCCATTAAGAAACAAATGGCAGGGGTAAAAGCCAGCAAAGCAAGCAGTGATGAAGAACTGGTTAGCGGTAGAACCGAAGAGGGGCAAGATGAGCGACTGGCAAACTTTGAAAATGAAGCGACTTACAATACTTCGCAAGCATTGGCAGCTGCAGGTTTAGCAAAAGGTGATTTTTTCAGCCAAGAAGCATTGGTTCGTGCTTTGCGTGCTTTGGATGGCGCGTACAAAGAACAAGGCAAGAACAATGTCAAAATTACGCCAGAAGTACAGGAATTGGCTCGCAATCGTGTAGCAGTACTGATTAATGTGGACGAAGGTGAAACCACACGTGTCAGACAAATTGATTTTGAAGGCAATGAGAATTTTTCAGACTATCGTTTAAATCGTGTAATCGGTTTAACTGATGGGACATTGTTCTCATGGGCAACGAGAAGTGATGTTTTCTCATGGGAAAAATTTAGCCGTGATAAAGAACGCTTGGAAAGTTTTTACTATGACAAAGGTTTCTTTGATTTCAAGGTGGATTTTGAAGATGTAAAACGCCAGTTGAATGAAGATAAGACCCGTGAAAGTGTAACGATTCAAGTACACGAAGGCGAAAAATTCTATTGGGGCAATGTCAAAATTGTTGGCGATAACAAAGATGTGCCATTAGAAAATTTGGAAAAGCATCTGAGTAAACTCAAAGAAGGTCGTTTGAGTAACATGGATCGCTTGAAAGAGGCAATGGCGCGTATTCGTTTAGAATTGCAATCAGCAGGTTATGCCAATGCGCAAGTAAGCAGTGAGGCAGCTCGCCGTGTAGAAAATGGCAAAAATATTGCTGATATTACCGTGTTTATTACCCCTGGTAACCGAGTTGCTGTGCGTCAAATCACCATTAAAGGCAATAACAGAACGCGTGATGAGGTCATTCGCCGTGAATTGCGTCAAATGGAAGCAGCAACATTTGACCAATTTAAACTTGCACGTTCTTCGCAGCGTTTAAGTCAGTTAGGCTATTTTGAAGATGTGCAAATTGCCAGCAGAACACTGCCTGAAAATGAACAACAAGTAGATGTGGATGTTACAGTAAAAGAGCGACGTACTGGTAGTATCAATGCTTCGGCTGGTTGGTCGCAAGATGATGGCTTGGTGTTAGCGGGTAGTATGGCGCAAGATAATTTGTTTGGTACAGGTAAATCTGCTGCATTAAGTCTATCACGCAGTAAAGTATCACAATTAGTAAATCTGTCATTTACTGAACCCTATTTTACCAATGATGGGGTTAGTATGACTTATAACGTATTTGGTTCAAAGTATGACCCATCTAAATCCAATACCAATACACGCAACTATCGCATGGTGCGTTATGGTGGACAAGCAATGATGGGTGTACCCATTACCGAATATGACCGTGTTAATGTTGGTTTAGGTGTGGAACATATGGGCATTACCTTGTTCAATAACCCTCCCTATCGTTACCAACGTTATGTAGACCAAAATGGTCGAAATAACTGGATTTATAAAGGCTTGTTAAGTTGGTATCGCAATACCACTGACGATGGATTCTGGCCAACACGCGGTTACAATACCAATGTAACAGGTGAAATCGGTTTGCCAGGAAGTGGTTTGCAATACTATATGTTGGGTCATCAACAAACATGGTATTTCCCAATCAGTAAACACTTTACATTGATGCTAAATGGTCAAGTGGGCTATAGTGGTAGTTATGGCAAAACCAAAGAAGTGCCATTTATGTATATGCAATCAGGTGGTGGTTTAGGTTCGGTTCGTGGTTACCAAAGCGGTTCTTTGGGACCAAAAGTATATGACTATGACCCATCATCTAATACCTTTACTGATATTGAACGATACGGTGGTACATATTCTGCCAATGCTAATGCAGAATTGCTGTTCCCTTTCCCTGGCGTCAAAAACAGCCGTGCTGTGCGTTTGAGTTTGTTTGCTGATGCAGGCAGTGTGTGGGACGGTAAAACGTATACGCCAGCCATGTATTCAAGCAGCAACCCTTATGGCAGTAACCAATTCTACAAAACCGACCACAAATCTTCGTTTAAAAATGAATTGCGTTATTCCGCGGGTGCGGCATTCACATGGATTTCACCCGTAGGTCCAATTAAATTGAGCTATGCGTATCCATTGAAGAAAAAAGACGAAGACCAAATCCAACGTTTCCAATTCCAGTTGGGTACGGTATTCTAA
- a CDS encoding potassium/proton antiporter encodes MEQLNLIYLIMAVLLFASVLASRLSARLGMPLLLAFLGVGMLAGEEGIGGIVFNNFVGASLVSQLALAIILLDGGLRTQYATFRIALKPAAILASWGVLASVGLLGIFTTLFLGIDWKLGLLMAAIVGSTDAAAVFSLLRNSGVRLNPRIQATLELESGVNDPMAILLVSILISLITQPENTTFASAFIMLLKQLGLGLVVGILGGKILAWLLARIRLAEGMYALMIASGGVALFALTNMTGGSGFLAVYLAGVLIGNARNASTEHVLTVMDGLAWLAQATMFLVLGLLVTPSHLLDKAWVALAIASFLILVARPVAVYTSIKWFKYRRAEIAYISWVGLRGAVPVTLAIMPMMMGVENARFLFDIAFAVVILSLLIQGTTIPYFAKKSGMTLPPQPEPLETRELWLADKLSVTMQAFRVEENSEAVNSHPYAMTRDARFSGCRLFVLVRNNQTIKVDFTTQMQVNDIAWYTLPEIHGSAFARQFADDSGSLNEQQFYGEFEVNPNVKLSDLAFMYGVQAAEEDREKSLADLFSERFGGIPVAGDRIYLDNFCLTVKVLNEQGKIQSVGLKMPKIAE; translated from the coding sequence ATGGAGCAACTCAATCTTATTTATCTGATTATGGCGGTATTGCTGTTTGCCAGCGTATTAGCAAGTCGCCTGTCTGCACGTTTAGGCATGCCTTTGTTGTTAGCGTTTTTGGGTGTCGGCATGCTCGCGGGCGAAGAAGGCATTGGCGGTATTGTGTTTAACAATTTTGTTGGTGCATCGCTGGTCAGTCAATTAGCATTGGCGATTATTTTGTTGGACGGCGGCTTGCGTACACAATATGCAACTTTCCGTATTGCGCTCAAACCTGCGGCGATTTTAGCCAGTTGGGGCGTATTGGCAAGTGTTGGTTTACTCGGTATTTTCACCACGCTGTTTTTGGGAATTGATTGGAAACTGGGTTTATTGATGGCAGCGATTGTGGGTTCAACCGATGCGGCTGCCGTGTTTTCTTTATTGCGTAACAGCGGCGTGCGACTCAATCCGCGTATTCAAGCCACGTTGGAATTGGAAAGTGGTGTCAATGACCCGATGGCGATTTTGTTGGTTAGTATACTTATCAGCTTGATAACGCAGCCTGAAAATACAACTTTTGCAAGCGCGTTTATCATGTTACTAAAACAACTCGGTTTGGGTTTGGTTGTAGGTATATTAGGTGGCAAAATCTTGGCGTGGTTATTGGCGCGTATTCGTCTTGCCGAAGGGATGTATGCCTTAATGATTGCATCGGGTGGCGTAGCCTTGTTTGCCCTAACCAATATGACAGGAGGGAGCGGTTTTTTGGCGGTCTATTTGGCAGGCGTATTGATTGGCAATGCACGCAATGCTTCTACCGAGCACGTTTTAACCGTGATGGACGGTTTGGCATGGTTGGCACAAGCTACCATGTTTTTGGTATTGGGTTTATTGGTTACGCCATCGCATTTGCTGGATAAAGCATGGGTAGCGTTGGCGATTGCCAGCTTCCTGATTTTGGTTGCACGCCCAGTAGCCGTGTACACTTCTATCAAATGGTTCAAATATCGCCGTGCTGAAATTGCCTACATCAGTTGGGTAGGATTACGCGGTGCCGTTCCCGTTACTTTGGCGATTATGCCGATGATGATGGGCGTAGAAAACGCACGATTTTTGTTTGATATTGCCTTTGCGGTGGTAATTTTATCGCTGCTGATTCAAGGCACGACCATTCCCTATTTTGCCAAAAAATCGGGCATGACTTTGCCACCGCAGCCTGAACCTTTGGAAACCCGCGAACTTTGGTTAGCTGATAAATTATCCGTTACCATGCAAGCCTTTCGCGTAGAAGAAAATTCGGAAGCCGTAAATAGCCACCCTTACGCCATGACACGCGATGCCCGTTTTTCAGGCTGCCGTTTATTTGTATTGGTACGCAATAATCAAACGATTAAAGTAGATTTCACGACACAAATGCAAGTCAATGATATAGCGTGGTACACCCTACCCGAAATACACGGTTCAGCCTTTGCACGACAATTTGCCGATGATTCAGGCAGCCTGAATGAACAACAATTCTATGGCGAATTTGAAGTTAATCCCAATGTAAAATTGAGTGATTTAGCATTTATGTATGGCGTGCAAGCAGCGGAAGAAGACCGAGAAAAATCACTGGCTGATTTGTTTAGCGAACGATTTGGCGGTATTCCTGTGGCTGGCGACCGAATTTATTTGGACAACTTTTGTTTAACTGTTAAAGTTTTAAATGAACAAGGCAAAATTCAATCGGTTGGTTTGAAAATGCCGAAAATAGCAGAATAG
- a CDS encoding M48 family metallopeptidase, translated as MKLEAPKFDESQNPNISHDTSHLGELRAMLGYLLLTILLVWLLVEAIVWSLPYTVSLQRERAWFSFVGKHLLADESIKHDPNMQELADQLAVHMNLPANSVDVYISDDDTPNAFATFGGNVVLYRGLLNRLPNEESVAAVLAHEMGHIKHRDPMRGMTRNLLYSVFAAAFGSEAQLHNLVHLESLRYSRELEYRADAEAVHAVVGQYRSAAGVTDLFRTLQTVEQEYKVAAYPTWLSTHPATAQRIEHAQTIATQIHATQTPAALPNRWQKK; from the coding sequence ATGAAATTGGAAGCACCTAAATTTGACGAAAGCCAAAACCCCAACATTTCTCACGATACATCACATTTGGGTGAATTGCGAGCCATGTTGGGGTATTTATTACTGACAATTTTGCTTGTCTGGTTGTTGGTGGAAGCGATTGTTTGGTCATTACCATATACTGTGAGTTTGCAACGTGAGCGTGCATGGTTTTCGTTTGTTGGCAAACATCTTTTAGCAGATGAAAGCATCAAGCACGACCCTAATATGCAAGAATTGGCTGACCAACTGGCGGTACACATGAATTTACCCGCCAATTCGGTTGATGTGTACATTAGCGATGATGATACGCCCAACGCATTTGCGACATTTGGTGGCAATGTCGTGTTGTATCGTGGTTTACTCAATCGTTTACCGAATGAAGAAAGCGTTGCCGCAGTATTGGCACACGAAATGGGACACATCAAACATCGCGACCCGATGCGCGGTATGACTCGCAATTTATTGTATAGCGTATTTGCCGCCGCTTTTGGTAGTGAAGCACAACTGCACAATTTGGTGCATTTGGAAAGTTTACGCTACAGCCGCGAGTTGGAATACCGTGCCGATGCCGAAGCTGTTCATGCTGTTGTGGGACAATATCGTAGCGCGGCGGGTGTAACGGATTTGTTTCGTACTTTGCAAACAGTAGAACAGGAATACAAGGTGGCTGCGTATCCGACATGGTTGAGTACGCACCCTGCCACAGCGCAACGCATTGAACACGCCCAAACCATCGCTACGCAAATCCACGCGACTCAAACACCTGCGGCTTTGCCGAATCGTTGGCAGAAAAAATAA
- a CDS encoding PhoH family protein, which translates to MTTVHLQFEDYDPIALQRLCGALDDNLTALAHILDTQISRRFDHFTFSGSHAHAARNALVNLMDIAEQRDLSDEDINLAAVEAKTADSQHIEKTDKNHAYYFHTKRGSISGRTPRQNGYIRALLNHDIVFGLGPAGTGKTYLAVAAAVDAMDKHQIERIVLVRPAVEAGEKLGFLPGDLAQKVDPYLRPLYDALYDLMGFDRVTKLMEKGLIEIAPLAYMRGRTLNGAYVILDEAQNTTPEQMKMFLTRIGFGTKAVITGDLSQIDLPRNIKSGLRDAREKLGNVEGLYFHTFTSEDVVRHPLVQKIVEAYDEADNENKNMDSEQ; encoded by the coding sequence ATGACAACTGTACATTTACAATTTGAAGATTACGACCCCATCGCCCTACAAAGACTATGCGGCGCATTAGACGACAATTTAACTGCGCTAGCACACATTTTGGATACACAAATCAGCCGACGATTTGACCATTTCACGTTTTCAGGCAGCCATGCCCACGCAGCACGTAATGCCTTGGTCAATTTAATGGACATCGCTGAACAACGCGATTTGTCAGATGAAGACATCAACCTTGCTGCCGTAGAAGCGAAAACCGCTGACAGCCAACACATTGAAAAAACCGACAAAAACCACGCCTACTATTTCCACACCAAACGTGGCAGTATAAGCGGACGCACACCACGCCAAAACGGTTACATTCGCGCCCTGCTCAATCACGATATTGTGTTCGGACTGGGGCCAGCAGGCACGGGCAAAACCTATTTGGCGGTCGCAGCAGCAGTGGACGCCATGGACAAACACCAAATAGAACGCATTGTTTTGGTGCGTCCTGCGGTGGAAGCGGGCGAAAAACTCGGTTTTCTCCCTGGCGATTTAGCACAAAAAGTAGACCCGTATTTACGCCCACTGTATGACGCGCTCTACGATTTGATGGGCTTTGACCGCGTTACCAAATTAATGGAAAAAGGTTTGATTGAAATTGCGCCGCTCGCCTATATGCGCGGACGCACGCTCAACGGCGCGTATGTGATTTTGGACGAAGCGCAAAACACCACGCCCGAACAAATGAAAATGTTTTTAACACGCATCGGTTTCGGTACCAAAGCCGTGATTACAGGTGATTTGAGCCAAATTGATTTGCCTCGCAATATCAAATCAGGCTTGCGCGATGCGCGTGAAAAATTAGGTAACGTGGAGGGCTTGTATTTTCATACGTTTACTAGCGAAGATGTGGTTCGCCATCCGCTTGTACAAAAAATTGTAGAAGCGTATGACGAAGCAGATAATGAAAACAAGAATATGGATTCAGAACAATAA
- the rseP gene encoding RIP metalloprotease RseP: protein MFYLQTLIAFVFAIVLLVGLHELGHLIVARLCGIKVIRFSIGIGKPFYTKIWRNIEWSIAPIPLGGYVKMVDTREGKVADEDLPYAFDKQHPLKRIAVVAAGPLTNLALAIILYAFSFGIGGVKETRPYIGTLDSPSIAAKAGFREGDKIISVNGKAVNTFNDAYINMVMNLEAGKVLVQVENPQGQPETRTIDAVGTPEAQAVATRQASIGISPVKLSEYIGEVVPNKAAAKAGLQKGDRIIRIDGMDTPKWEQWAKIVRENAGRNLKVVYVRNGTEHETILMPDAHELPDRSQIIGRAGIAPAIDEAWQKKVHHVYYPNLAQSMQLGWQKMVDYTNITLSFFGKLITGNASFAHISGPITIAEVAGHTIQIGWQSYVEFLALVSISLGVMNLLPIPVLDGGHLVYYTAELIRGKPLSKTIQDIGLRIGVAALLTMMILAFFNDITRLLG from the coding sequence ATGTTTTATTTACAAACCCTTATCGCCTTTGTTTTCGCCATCGTGCTGTTGGTTGGCTTGCACGAATTAGGGCATCTGATTGTCGCTCGATTGTGCGGTATTAAAGTAATACGCTTTTCTATTGGTATCGGCAAACCGTTCTACACCAAAATCTGGCGCAATATTGAATGGAGTATCGCACCGATTCCACTTGGTGGCTACGTCAAAATGGTAGATACGCGCGAAGGTAAAGTTGCTGATGAAGATTTACCCTACGCTTTTGATAAACAACATCCGCTCAAACGTATTGCTGTGGTTGCCGCAGGGCCTCTGACTAATTTGGCTTTGGCGATTATTTTGTATGCTTTTAGTTTTGGTATAGGAGGTGTCAAAGAAACACGTCCTTATATTGGCACACTAGACAGCCCGTCTATCGCCGCCAAAGCAGGTTTTCGTGAAGGTGATAAAATCATTAGTGTTAATGGCAAAGCTGTTAATACATTTAATGATGCCTACATCAATATGGTAATGAATTTAGAGGCAGGGAAAGTCTTGGTACAAGTGGAGAATCCACAAGGGCAGCCTGAAACACGCACCATTGATGCAGTCGGTACACCTGAAGCACAAGCAGTTGCGACACGACAAGCTAGCATCGGTATTTCTCCTGTGAAATTGAGTGAATATATTGGCGAAGTTGTACCCAATAAAGCTGCCGCCAAAGCGGGCTTACAAAAAGGCGACCGCATCATTCGCATAGATGGTATGGATACGCCTAAATGGGAACAATGGGCAAAAATTGTGCGTGAAAATGCAGGAAGAAACTTGAAAGTCGTTTATGTGCGAAATGGTACAGAACACGAAACCATATTGATGCCTGATGCACACGAATTACCTGACCGCAGTCAAATTATTGGTCGTGCAGGAATTGCTCCTGCCATAGATGAAGCATGGCAGAAAAAAGTTCATCATGTATACTATCCCAATCTAGCGCAATCTATGCAACTGGGTTGGCAAAAAATGGTGGATTATACCAATATCACACTCTCTTTCTTTGGCAAATTGATAACGGGTAACGCATCATTTGCCCATATTTCAGGGCCGATTACCATTGCCGAAGTAGCAGGGCATACTATACAAATTGGCTGGCAAAGTTATGTAGAATTTCTTGCACTTGTTAGCATCAGTTTGGGTGTGATGAATTTACTGCCAATACCTGTATTAGACGGTGGACATTTGGTTTACTATACTGCTGAATTGATACGCGGCAAACCATTAAGCAAAACCATACAAGATATTGGTTTGCGAATTGGCGTAGCAGCATTGCTTACTATGATGATACTGGCATTTTTTAACGATATTACTCGCTTACTTGGATAA